One window of the Janthinobacterium sp. PAMC25594 genome contains the following:
- a CDS encoding YidB family protein, which translates to MSLLDQLAGQAMSALGNKGADGEAPSGLMASVMDLVNQHGGLPGLLQKFQESGLGDQVASWIGTGANAPVSGEQIKDALGADTITQIAEKAGVAPDAASGGLAALLPQLIDKLTPNGQVPEGNDLVSQGLNMLKGKIFG; encoded by the coding sequence ATGAGTTTGCTAGATCAACTTGCAGGACAGGCGATGAGCGCTTTGGGCAACAAGGGCGCGGATGGGGAAGCGCCATCGGGGCTGATGGCCAGCGTGATGGACCTGGTCAACCAGCATGGCGGCTTGCCGGGCCTGCTGCAGAAATTCCAGGAAAGCGGCCTGGGCGACCAGGTGGCCAGCTGGATCGGCACCGGCGCCAATGCGCCCGTTTCCGGCGAACAGATCAAGGATGCGCTGGGTGCCGACACCATCACGCAGATCGCTGAAAAAGCTGGCGTCGCACCGGACGCGGCCTCGGGCGGCCTGGCAGCCTTGCTGCCCCAGCTGATCGACAAGCTGACGCCGAACGGTCAAGTGCCAGAAGGTAATGACCTCGTCAGCCAGGGCTTGAATATGCTCAAGGGCAAAATCTTTGGTTGA